Genomic segment of Verrucomicrobium sp.:
TACCCGGGCCCAGTGAAATCGCCGTCATCGCGGAGGCGGGGGCGCGGGCCGATTGGATCGCCGCCGACCTTTTGGCCCAGGCGGAGCACGGGCCGGGCAGCCAGATCGTCCTCCTCACGCCCAGCGCCGCCGTCCTGCGGGCGGTGGAAAAGGAGATCGCCCGGCAGCTTCCTTCCCTACCGCGGCAGCCCTTCCTGGCGGAGGTCCTGGCCAAGCAGGCGCGCCTTGTCCAGACGCGGACCCTGGCGCAGGCCGTCGAGCTGTGCGAGCGCTACGCGCCGGAGCACGTCGCCCTCTTCGTGAAGGAGCCGGTCAAAGTGGCCGCGCAACTCCGTACGGCGGGCGCGGTCTTCCTGGGGGCGTTCTCGCCGGTGGCGGCGGGGGATTACCTGGCCGGGCCCAGCCACGTGCTGCCCACGGGCGGGGCGGGGAAATCGTTCGCGGGGCTGACCGTCGACCAGTTTTTCAAGCGGGTGAGCCACGTGGCCTACGACGCGCGCGCGATCCGCAAGGCCGCCCCGGCCATCGCCACTCTGGCGCGGCTGGAGGGGCTGGAAGCCCACGCCCGCTCGGCGGAGATCCGGCAGGCGTAGGAAGTTAGTGGCCCAGCGTGTGCTGGCCCTCGCCGCCCGCGTTCAGCGTGGTGCGGCCGGAGCGCTGGGCGTCCCGCAGGGGGAAGAGGCCGTCGGCGGGGACGGAACGGCCGGCCGCCTTGGCCGCTTCCAGCTGCGCGGAAAGGGTGTCCAGCAGGTCGCGCCGCTCGCCGAAGGGGAGCGTGTTGAAGGTTTTCCCCTTGGAAAAGACGGTGACGATCTCGCGGTCGGAGACGCCCTTCGTCCGCAGGACGGCCAGGTCGGGGATCGTCGCCTCGGCGGCTTTCACGTCCTTCAGGTAAAGGGGGACGTATTCCTCCGACCAGCGGGTCAGGAGCATGTGTTGGGCGTCTTGCATGGGATATTAGCGGGTGCGTTGGGGAGTGAGCTTCAGGGCGACGAGCTTGGCCTCGCCCGTCTGGGCGTCGACGACGCGGGCCGTGCGGGCGTCCCGCATGTCCTTCGGATTGAAGCGGGGATGGACGGGCGGCTGGTCGGCGCGGGTGGAGAAGAGCTGCTTCGGAGTCATAGGGATGATTCGGCTATTTTTGGAGCAGGGGCTCGCTTTTTACCTGTTCCTGCCGCGGCGCGTGGGCGGCGCGGAACCACGGCTGGGACTCGAACCACGCCCCCAGCGCGTCCCGGTCGGCCGGGGTGAAGGGGGGGCGCTCCGGAGCCCGGTGGCTGGGAGAGGGGCCGGCGGGGATGAGATGGGAGCAAAGGCCGCCGCCCCGTTCATAGGCGGGGGGCAGGACCCGCAGGTCCTTTAGAAAGACGTTGTCCTCGGCGGAGAGGTCGAGGGCCACCAGGGGGTCCGGATAGGGCGTGCCCAGCTCTTTGGTCGAGATCTGGAACCCCTTAAGCAGGGCATGGTCGCTGACGGTAAGGTCGGAAAGCGGGTCCATCTTTAACAGAGTAATTCGGCTAACGGGAATGGCAATGCCCCAAAAAACGGGTGGTTTCCCCTTCTGGCGGCATCTATATATGGCATTTCCCATGAAATCCCGCCGCGCCACCCTCCAGCGGAAGACCGCCGAAACCGATATCCGCCTGACCCTGAACCTGGACGGCACGGGCAAGTCGAAGATCGCCACCGGCATCCCGTTCTTCGACCACATGCTCACCCTTCTTTCGAAGCACGCCCTCTTCGACCTCGACCTGAAGGTGAAGGGGGACCTGGAGGTCGATTTCCATCACACGGTGGAGGACACCGGCATCGCGCTGGGCCAGGCGATCAGCAAGGCCCTGGGCGACCGCGCCGGGATCGCCCGCTACGGCTTTTTCCTCCTGCCGATGGACGAGACGCTCGTCCGCGTCGCCCTCGACTT
This window contains:
- the hisB gene encoding imidazoleglycerol-phosphate dehydratase HisB — translated: MKSRRATLQRKTAETDIRLTLNLDGTGKSKIATGIPFFDHMLTLLSKHALFDLDLKVKGDLEVDFHHTVEDTGIALGQAISKALGDRAGIARYGFFLLPMDETLVRVALDFSGRPFVRFKVPKGVPLIRLRAGDFPAQLTEEFLRGLAQHAGLTLHVEVLETAEVHHLIEGVFKGLAKALDVALRRDGRVRGVPSTKGSLTK